The Daucus carota subsp. sativus chromosome 2, DH1 v3.0, whole genome shotgun sequence genome includes a window with the following:
- the LOC108206552 gene encoding auxin-responsive protein IAA1-like produces the protein MSSMNNLSESGKSGMNLKETELTLGLPGEPRVGKACMKRVFSETVDLELGNSGKKDSSGSGSSMKKESATSRGKLVGWPPVRAHRKNIMTVKSGKYVKVGVDGAPYLRKVDLELYNSYEQFLSALEGLFTCFKIRTVLDEKKLMDPVNGVEYVPTYEDKDGDWMLVGDVPWKMFAESCKRVRLMTRSEAIGLAPRPETKCSSSSS, from the exons ATGTCATCGATGAATAATTTATCGGAATCAGGGAAATCCGGGATGAATTTGAAAGAGACTGAGCTCACCCTCGGGTTACCCGGGGAGCCACGTGTTGGCAAGGCGTGCATGAAGCGCGTGTTCTCCGAGACGGTTGATTTGGAATTAGGGAATTCCGGCAAGAAAGATTCATCGGGAAGTGGAAGTTCCATGAAGAAAGAGTCTGCAACATCAAG GGGAAAACTGGTAGGTTGGCCGCCGGTGAGAGCCCACAGGAAGAACATAATGACAGTGAAAAGTGGGAAATACGTGAAAGTAGGTGTGGACGGAGCTCCGTATTTAAGAAAAGTTGATCTGGAATTGTACAACAGTTATGAACAATTCTTGAGCGCGCTAGAGGGACTGTTTACTTGTTTTAAGATTCGTACCGTTCTGGATGAGAAGAAACTAATGGACCCTGTTAATGGAGTTGAATATGTACCAACTTACGAAGATAAGGACGGAGACTGGATGCTAGTCGGAGATGTTCCATGGAA AATGTTTGCTGAATCGTGCAAGCGAGTGAGGTTGATGACAAGGTCCGAGGCAATTGGTTTAG CTCCGAGACCAGAAACGAAATGCTCAAGCTCAAGTTCTTGA